The following proteins come from a genomic window of Corallococcus sp. NCRR:
- a CDS encoding S8 family serine peptidase: MRHWAFVGLLALAACAPESSSRTASQGQVCPGVVAGGMTARQGLDGNQPSRVQADGREPVIIRFRRGDRTQASSVTASGASFTASTGAKVGAVYRNIPAVAARVTPEERLLLERSSLVESIEVDQIWFAQGVTPGLFSPLPRQVTAATPTPEDEYTDGLRLVQAPDVWDADRDGVLDVGAPTGEGVRVCVIDSGLDMDHPEFQGAVVGSHDFLDEDDDANDRGPQGQWGQGHGTHVAGIIAARMGHGADTGPRGAPGGMVGVAPNASLLIARVLDLSGQTQMSVVLSAMEWCESQGARVVSLSLGGGNATRSTVEAFRALEEHGLLVVAAAGNQGGPVLYPASDPSVLAVGAVDANERRASFSNTGPELALVAPGVDVLSTFPRGMGAFAEMSLDGTSPMSRSLLYSPTGDTAGRLVDCGLGDSLASCFEATCDGFVAYVRPGAVPVSEAMANVMMQGARAVVFGSDDAPAGGAVDILSLPRMGRWAPAVSVNQAASTMLRERLGADARLSLVPVDYTHVSGTSMAAPYVSGVAALLWSARPELTPQQVRDALEDSARDLGTAGRDPVFGHGLVHAKEALQRLP; this comes from the coding sequence ATGAGGCATTGGGCATTCGTCGGGTTGCTGGCGCTGGCCGCGTGTGCGCCGGAGTCGTCCTCGCGCACCGCCTCACAGGGGCAGGTGTGCCCGGGTGTCGTCGCGGGAGGGATGACGGCCCGTCAGGGATTGGATGGGAACCAGCCCTCCCGGGTGCAGGCGGACGGACGCGAGCCGGTCATCATCCGCTTCCGCCGGGGCGACCGCACCCAGGCGTCGAGCGTCACGGCGTCGGGCGCCAGCTTCACGGCGAGCACCGGCGCGAAGGTGGGCGCCGTCTACCGCAACATCCCCGCGGTGGCCGCGCGCGTGACGCCCGAGGAGCGGCTCCTGCTGGAGCGCAGCAGCCTGGTGGAGAGCATCGAGGTGGACCAGATCTGGTTCGCCCAGGGCGTGACGCCCGGGCTCTTCTCGCCGCTGCCGCGCCAGGTGACGGCCGCCACGCCCACGCCGGAGGACGAGTACACGGACGGCCTGCGCCTGGTGCAGGCCCCGGACGTGTGGGACGCGGACCGGGACGGCGTGCTGGACGTGGGCGCGCCCACGGGCGAGGGCGTGCGGGTCTGCGTCATCGACAGCGGCCTGGACATGGACCACCCGGAGTTCCAGGGCGCGGTGGTGGGCAGCCACGACTTCCTGGATGAAGACGACGACGCCAATGACCGCGGCCCCCAGGGCCAGTGGGGCCAGGGCCACGGCACGCACGTGGCGGGCATCATCGCGGCGCGCATGGGCCACGGCGCCGACACCGGCCCCCGGGGCGCGCCGGGAGGCATGGTGGGCGTGGCGCCCAACGCGTCGCTGCTCATCGCCCGCGTGCTGGACCTGTCCGGGCAGACGCAGATGAGCGTGGTCCTCTCCGCCATGGAGTGGTGCGAGTCCCAGGGCGCGCGCGTCGTGTCGCTGTCGCTGGGCGGAGGCAACGCCACCCGCAGCACGGTGGAGGCGTTCCGCGCGCTGGAGGAGCACGGCCTGCTGGTGGTGGCGGCCGCGGGCAACCAGGGCGGCCCGGTGCTGTACCCCGCGTCCGACCCGTCCGTGCTCGCGGTGGGCGCGGTGGACGCGAACGAGCGGCGCGCGAGCTTCTCCAACACGGGCCCGGAGCTCGCGCTGGTGGCGCCGGGCGTGGACGTGTTGTCCACCTTCCCCCGGGGCATGGGCGCCTTCGCGGAGATGTCCCTGGACGGCACGTCCCCCATGTCGCGCTCGCTCCTGTACTCGCCCACGGGCGACACCGCGGGGCGGCTGGTGGACTGCGGCCTGGGGGATTCGCTGGCGTCGTGCTTCGAGGCCACCTGTGACGGCTTCGTCGCCTACGTGCGGCCGGGCGCGGTGCCGGTGTCCGAGGCCATGGCCAACGTGATGATGCAGGGCGCGCGCGCCGTCGTCTTCGGCTCCGACGACGCCCCCGCGGGCGGCGCGGTGGACATCCTCTCCCTGCCCCGCATGGGCCGCTGGGCTCCCGCCGTCAGCGTCAACCAGGCCGCCAGCACCATGCTGCGCGAGCGGCTGGGCGCGGACGCGCGGCTGTCCCTGGTGCCCGTGGACTACACCCACGTCTCCGGCACCTCCATGGCCGCGCCCTACGTGAGCGGCGTGGCCGCGCTGCTCTGGAGCGCCCGGCCGGAGCTCACGCCCCAGCAGGTGCGCGACGCGCTGGAGGACTCCGCGCGCGACCTGGGCACCGCGGGCCGGGACCCCGTGTTCGGCCACGGCCTGGTGCACGCGAAGGAGGCCCTGCAGCGGCTGCCGTGA
- a CDS encoding PDR/VanB family oxidoreductase, translating into MTTNTLRLRVARITREAEGIQSYELVSQDASPLPEFEAGAHLDVQVPGLNGMRQYSLCNDPGETHRYVIAVQRDANGRGGSRAMHENVHEGDVLTVSEPVNDFPLLYGRSYVLIAGGIGITPLLAMARLLERTGAEWVLHYCARDADRTAFRELLSTPSFAGRVHIHHDGGDPTKGLDVRALLATRGPGTRLYCCGPAGLMKAVREAATLHKWPWEKVHFEAFSAEGTSATHATPEEDFEVSLKSTGQVLRVPAGKSVLNVLRTHGVKVESDCEAGSCGTCVTRVCEGTPEHRDTFFQQEPAGNERMLVCVSRARSKRLVLDL; encoded by the coding sequence GTGACGACGAACACGCTGCGCCTCCGGGTGGCGCGCATCACCCGTGAAGCGGAAGGCATCCAGTCCTACGAACTGGTGTCCCAGGACGCCAGTCCCCTGCCCGAGTTCGAAGCCGGCGCCCACCTGGACGTGCAGGTGCCGGGCCTCAACGGCATGCGCCAGTACTCGCTCTGCAACGACCCGGGCGAGACGCACCGCTACGTCATCGCCGTGCAGCGCGACGCCAACGGCCGCGGCGGCTCCAGGGCGATGCACGAGAACGTCCACGAGGGCGACGTGCTCACCGTGAGCGAGCCCGTCAACGACTTCCCCCTCCTGTACGGGCGCAGCTACGTGCTCATCGCGGGCGGCATCGGCATCACGCCGCTCCTGGCCATGGCGCGCCTCTTGGAGCGCACCGGCGCGGAGTGGGTGCTGCACTACTGCGCGCGCGACGCGGACCGCACCGCCTTCCGGGAGCTGTTGTCCACGCCGTCCTTCGCGGGCCGCGTGCACATCCACCACGACGGGGGCGACCCCACGAAGGGACTGGACGTGCGGGCGCTGCTGGCCACGCGCGGACCGGGCACCCGGCTGTACTGCTGCGGCCCGGCGGGCCTGATGAAGGCCGTGCGCGAGGCGGCCACCCTGCACAAGTGGCCCTGGGAGAAGGTGCACTTCGAGGCCTTCAGCGCGGAGGGCACGTCCGCCACCCACGCGACGCCGGAGGAGGACTTCGAGGTGTCGCTCAAGAGCACCGGCCAGGTGCTGCGCGTGCCGGCCGGCAAGAGCGTGCTCAACGTGCTGCGCACCCACGGCGTGAAGGTGGAGAGCGACTGCGAGGCGGGCTCCTGCGGCACCTGCGTCACCCGCGTCTGCGAGGGAACGCCGGAGCACCGTGACACGTTCTTCCAGCAAGAGCCCGCGGGAAATGAGCGGATGCTGGTCTGCGTGTCACGCGCCCGGTCCAAGCGCCTGGTGCTGGATCTGTAG
- a CDS encoding hemerythrin domain-containing protein: MDAITLLKADHKTVEQLFRKFEKAGDHALAHKRKLVDEMVRELSIHAAIEEQVFYPAVRARSEDLSPDVLRALEEHHVVKWVLSELDTLPPESERFDAKVHVLMENVRAHVTEEEQYLFPEVKKAFKPQELRQVGEALELAKKGAPTHPHPAAPDTPPGNLLTGAVAAVMDMGRDALRTARRKAVTQVRKSAPRPLRKPLESMMSLDPTGDSLH, from the coding sequence ATGGATGCCATCACGTTGCTGAAGGCGGACCACAAGACGGTGGAGCAGCTGTTCCGCAAGTTCGAGAAGGCGGGGGACCACGCGCTGGCGCACAAGCGCAAGCTGGTGGACGAGATGGTGCGCGAGCTGTCCATCCACGCCGCCATCGAGGAGCAGGTCTTCTACCCCGCCGTGCGCGCGCGTTCGGAGGACCTGTCCCCGGACGTGCTGCGCGCGCTGGAGGAGCACCACGTGGTGAAGTGGGTGCTGTCGGAGCTGGACACGCTGCCGCCGGAGTCCGAGCGCTTCGACGCGAAGGTGCACGTGCTGATGGAGAACGTGCGCGCCCACGTCACGGAGGAGGAGCAGTACCTCTTCCCGGAGGTGAAGAAGGCCTTCAAGCCGCAGGAGCTGCGGCAGGTGGGCGAGGCGCTGGAGCTGGCGAAGAAGGGCGCGCCCACGCACCCGCACCCGGCCGCGCCGGACACGCCGCCGGGCAACCTGCTCACGGGCGCGGTGGCGGCGGTGATGGACATGGGGCGGGACGCGCTGCGCACGGCGCGCCGCAAGGCCGTCACCCAGGTGCGCAAGTCCGCGCCGCGCCCCTTGCGCAAGCCGTTGGAGTCCATGATGTCGCTGGACCCGACGGGTGATTCGCTGCACTGA
- a CDS encoding RDD family protein, which produces MSDGTLFSMDTPPTEARFQNRLWVADALDLTGAALVGWGAVRAAEWVSTPALLGFAMGAAWVVLSCVGGLTGLTPGRHALGLKLERAEGRVPGLGAGLLRALTAPVELLLQVVLQRRPLDAQLGVHAAVIPGGLRGWARRLPLPLVGLALLVGAVWSIVTPTRDEMLQYLDRTLTGWHCCHGTREVTWQCRTSLSRAVRNANGGDQEVSEFLRNECPVAATRLKP; this is translated from the coding sequence ATGAGCGACGGGACGTTGTTCTCCATGGACACTCCGCCCACCGAGGCCCGGTTCCAGAACCGGCTCTGGGTGGCGGATGCATTGGACCTCACGGGCGCGGCGCTCGTGGGTTGGGGGGCGGTGCGCGCGGCGGAGTGGGTGTCCACGCCGGCGCTGCTGGGGTTCGCCATGGGGGCCGCCTGGGTGGTGCTGTCCTGTGTGGGCGGGCTGACGGGGCTCACCCCGGGCCGTCACGCGCTGGGGCTCAAGCTGGAGCGAGCGGAAGGCCGGGTGCCGGGTCTGGGCGCGGGGCTCTTGCGCGCGCTCACCGCGCCGGTGGAGCTGCTGCTCCAGGTGGTGCTGCAACGCCGGCCGCTGGATGCGCAGCTGGGCGTGCACGCGGCCGTGATTCCGGGCGGCCTCCGGGGCTGGGCGCGGCGCCTGCCGCTGCCGCTGGTAGGGCTGGCGCTGCTGGTGGGCGCGGTGTGGAGCATCGTCACGCCCACGCGCGACGAGATGCTCCAGTACCTGGACCGCACGCTGACCGGGTGGCACTGCTGCCACGGCACGCGCGAGGTCACCTGGCAGTGCCGCACGTCCCTGTCCCGCGCGGTGCGCAACGCGAACGGCGGCGACCAGGAGGTCTCCGAGTTCCTGCGCAACGAGTGCCCCGTGGCCGCCACGCGGCTCAAGCCCTGA
- a CDS encoding M24 family metallopeptidase, translating into MRSWKHLLVVPLVCSSACATAPAAPSKPEAPAAAAPATPAAAPVAPAAPVRPFGTLREQSARQQAWLKERLETGVPQLMRKHGVRMWVVPMREYNEDPVFKALVAPTTFAARRRTIYVFFDRGADKGVERLALGGSTQGGLYEARRAPMMVDRGGSQRAAELLGPEQWLLLKQVVEERKPDSIAINVSPAIAFADGLTHGEYEGMTQALGPTWTQRLKPAGGLPLDVLGWRGADEVRFYADLQKYAWNLIQTAFSNAVITPGTTTTQDVEWWMRQRLADEGLDTWFQPDVDVQRQGATEEQVGDNPVIQRGDVLHCDFGVTALRLNTDTQHMGYVLRDGETDAPEGLKAALKASNRLQDIVTGEIKPGRTGNEVLRASLARMKSEGINGTVYSHPIGLHGHGAGPMIGMWDRQEGVPGNGEHKVMPDSWFSIELQATSPVPEWNQQPVRSAQEEDIVVDSQGAVHWAFQRQTSFHLVR; encoded by the coding sequence ATGCGCTCCTGGAAACACCTGCTCGTCGTCCCGCTCGTCTGTTCCTCCGCCTGCGCCACCGCGCCCGCCGCCCCCTCGAAGCCCGAGGCCCCGGCCGCCGCCGCGCCGGCCACTCCCGCCGCCGCGCCCGTGGCCCCCGCCGCGCCCGTGCGCCCCTTCGGCACGCTGCGCGAACAGTCCGCCCGCCAGCAGGCGTGGCTCAAGGAGCGGCTGGAGACCGGCGTGCCCCAGCTCATGCGCAAGCACGGCGTGCGCATGTGGGTCGTCCCCATGCGCGAGTACAACGAGGACCCCGTCTTCAAGGCGCTCGTCGCCCCCACCACCTTCGCCGCCCGCCGCCGCACCATCTACGTCTTCTTCGACCGGGGCGCGGACAAGGGCGTGGAGCGGCTGGCGCTGGGCGGCAGCACCCAGGGCGGCCTCTATGAGGCCCGCCGCGCCCCCATGATGGTGGACCGCGGCGGCTCGCAGCGCGCCGCGGAGCTCCTGGGCCCCGAACAGTGGCTGCTCCTCAAGCAGGTCGTGGAGGAGCGCAAGCCGGACTCCATCGCCATCAACGTGTCGCCCGCCATCGCCTTCGCGGACGGCCTCACCCACGGCGAATACGAAGGCATGACCCAGGCCCTGGGCCCCACCTGGACCCAGCGGCTCAAGCCCGCCGGAGGCCTGCCCCTGGACGTGCTCGGCTGGCGCGGCGCCGACGAGGTCCGCTTCTACGCCGACCTCCAGAAGTACGCCTGGAACCTCATCCAGACCGCCTTCTCCAATGCCGTCATCACCCCCGGCACCACCACCACCCAGGACGTGGAGTGGTGGATGCGCCAGCGCCTGGCCGACGAAGGCCTGGACACCTGGTTCCAGCCGGACGTGGACGTGCAGCGCCAGGGCGCCACCGAGGAGCAGGTGGGCGACAACCCCGTCATCCAGCGCGGCGACGTGCTCCACTGCGACTTCGGCGTCACCGCGCTGCGCCTCAACACCGACACCCAGCACATGGGCTACGTGCTGCGCGACGGAGAGACGGACGCCCCCGAGGGCCTCAAGGCCGCGCTCAAGGCGTCCAACCGGCTCCAGGACATCGTCACCGGTGAAATCAAGCCGGGCCGCACCGGCAATGAAGTCCTGCGCGCCTCGCTCGCGCGCATGAAGTCCGAAGGCATCAACGGCACCGTGTACTCACACCCCATTGGCCTGCACGGCCACGGCGCCGGCCCCATGATTGGCATGTGGGACCGCCAGGAGGGCGTGCCCGGCAACGGCGAGCACAAAGTGATGCCCGACTCCTGGTTCTCCATCGAGTTGCAGGCCACCAGCCCCGTGCCGGAGTGGAACCAGCAGCCCGTGCGCTCCGCCCAGGAGGAGGACATCGTCGTGGACTCGCAGGGCGCCGTGCACTGGGCCTTCCAGCGCCAGACGTCCTTCCACCTGGTGCGCTAG
- a CDS encoding serine/threonine protein kinase: MSTAPTESPRFFGRYELVHLLGQGGMGEVYLAKLSGAAGFEKPCIVKTILPGLVKDRQFLDRFHHEAKVLVHLVHSSIAQVYDMGEADGTYYMALEYVAGVDLGYLLEQARVQGRAVPAPVALYIGQRMAEGLGYAHRKTGTDGEPLGIVHRDVSPHNVMVSYEGEVKVIDFGLAKSTARSKYTLPSTVMGKLGYMSPEQVRAEPLDHRSDIYSCAVVVWEMLAGRGLVPHGTVGEMMAAMSHPVVPPLAESRPDVEPSLEAVLRRALAPSPADRYARADEFARALNAELLRSGNPLGAEEVGEFVRALCPEAFAEQRKLTSSVHGERRTPSPAPRSGSGTGLYGGSGSGAAAVQGPEEQAGNRPNTGRIDVDGAALGPGGTFVSHPSGSGGVPGTPGSGGVARPDSGGVALPAPGPGGVARPGSGGVAGSTPGSGGVARSGSGGVARSTDEVDAAALGATAVHLSPAPPKGAGVAGTSGQLPAQPEPRRPVARIAVAALLLVGASVGITAYVLRPHTAEQPVVPQTLPPSEPVVAAAPPKVDEPPPAVTPPVEPPPEAEAVDAGVVAGAQEPEVKPVTKPVPGPKRPAQPQVELLPSHLPVAKIGETGGGQRVVNASVPSGINAGTVFKVVGPIQKGTRKRPVLGTATVVTINPSRERMTLRLDAEADAAKEPRFLLMTVRPSGPALPTSAAVPEVPQAAPPEEKPVERSRLLGQAEIDGILGTGLNSTLYVISSDTRTWHNCAIVLNGRKEARMARLEPYQTHKVPVEMPKYFRVNNKAPAVGEKAVWVSCDEGEDTFALRKR, encoded by the coding sequence ATGAGCACCGCACCCACAGAGTCCCCCCGTTTCTTCGGGCGCTACGAGCTCGTCCACCTCCTGGGCCAGGGCGGCATGGGAGAGGTGTACCTGGCGAAGCTGTCCGGGGCGGCGGGCTTCGAAAAGCCGTGCATCGTGAAGACCATCCTGCCGGGGCTGGTGAAGGACCGGCAGTTCCTGGACCGGTTCCACCACGAGGCCAAGGTGCTGGTGCACCTGGTCCACTCCTCCATCGCCCAGGTGTACGACATGGGCGAGGCGGACGGCACCTACTACATGGCCCTGGAGTACGTGGCGGGCGTGGACCTGGGGTACCTGCTGGAGCAGGCCCGGGTGCAGGGGCGGGCGGTGCCGGCGCCGGTGGCGCTCTACATCGGCCAGCGCATGGCGGAAGGGCTGGGGTACGCGCACCGCAAGACGGGCACGGACGGCGAGCCCCTGGGCATCGTCCACCGCGACGTGTCCCCGCACAACGTGATGGTGTCGTACGAGGGCGAGGTGAAGGTCATCGACTTCGGCCTCGCGAAGTCCACCGCGCGCAGCAAGTACACGCTGCCGTCCACGGTGATGGGGAAGCTGGGCTACATGTCCCCGGAGCAGGTCCGCGCGGAGCCGCTGGACCACCGCAGCGACATCTACTCCTGCGCGGTGGTGGTGTGGGAGATGCTGGCGGGCCGTGGGCTGGTTCCCCACGGCACCGTGGGCGAGATGATGGCGGCGATGTCGCACCCGGTGGTGCCGCCGCTGGCGGAGTCCCGTCCGGACGTGGAGCCGTCGCTGGAGGCCGTGCTGCGCCGGGCGCTGGCGCCGTCGCCGGCGGACCGGTACGCGCGGGCGGATGAGTTCGCGCGGGCGCTCAACGCGGAGCTCCTGCGCTCGGGGAACCCCCTGGGGGCGGAGGAGGTGGGCGAGTTCGTGCGCGCGCTCTGCCCGGAGGCCTTCGCGGAGCAGCGCAAGCTGACGTCCAGCGTGCACGGGGAGCGGCGCACGCCGTCGCCCGCGCCCCGGAGCGGTTCGGGCACGGGGCTGTATGGCGGCTCCGGAAGTGGCGCGGCGGCCGTCCAGGGCCCGGAGGAGCAGGCCGGGAACAGGCCCAACACCGGGCGCATCGACGTGGACGGGGCGGCGCTCGGGCCGGGGGGCACGTTCGTGTCCCATCCCTCGGGCTCCGGTGGCGTGCCGGGCACGCCGGGTTCTGGTGGTGTGGCGCGGCCGGACTCCGGTGGCGTGGCCCTGCCCGCGCCGGGCCCTGGCGGTGTGGCGCGGCCGGGCTCCGGTGGCGTGGCGGGGTCCACGCCGGGCTCTGGCGGCGTGGCGCGGAGCGGATCCGGTGGTGTGGCGCGGAGCACCGACGAGGTGGACGCGGCCGCGCTCGGTGCGACGGCGGTGCACCTGTCGCCCGCGCCGCCGAAGGGCGCCGGGGTGGCGGGCACGTCCGGACAGCTGCCGGCGCAGCCCGAGCCCCGCAGGCCGGTGGCGCGGATCGCCGTGGCGGCGCTGCTGCTGGTGGGCGCCTCCGTGGGCATCACCGCCTACGTGCTGCGCCCGCACACGGCCGAGCAGCCCGTGGTGCCCCAGACGCTCCCGCCGTCCGAGCCGGTGGTGGCCGCCGCGCCCCCGAAGGTGGACGAGCCGCCTCCCGCGGTGACGCCGCCCGTGGAGCCTCCTCCCGAGGCCGAGGCGGTGGACGCGGGCGTGGTGGCGGGCGCGCAGGAGCCGGAGGTGAAGCCGGTGACGAAGCCCGTGCCCGGGCCGAAGCGGCCCGCGCAGCCCCAGGTCGAGCTGCTGCCCTCGCATCTGCCCGTGGCGAAGATTGGCGAAACGGGCGGCGGCCAGCGCGTGGTGAACGCGTCGGTGCCGTCTGGCATCAACGCGGGCACGGTGTTCAAGGTGGTGGGCCCCATCCAGAAGGGGACCCGCAAGCGGCCCGTGCTGGGGACGGCGACCGTGGTGACCATCAACCCGAGCCGCGAGCGCATGACCCTGCGGCTGGACGCGGAGGCGGACGCGGCGAAGGAGCCGCGCTTCCTGCTGATGACCGTGCGCCCGTCGGGGCCGGCGCTGCCCACGTCCGCGGCCGTGCCCGAGGTCCCGCAGGCCGCGCCGCCCGAGGAGAAGCCCGTGGAGCGCTCACGCCTCCTGGGCCAGGCGGAGATCGACGGCATCCTGGGGACCGGCCTCAACAGCACCCTCTATGTGATCAGCTCCGACACGCGGACCTGGCACAACTGCGCCATCGTCCTGAACGGGCGCAAGGAAGCGCGGATGGCGCGGCTGGAGCCCTATCAGACGCACAAGGTCCCGGTGGAGATGCCCAAGTACTTCCGGGTGAACAACAAGGCGCCCGCGGTGGGAGAGAAGGCCGTGTGGGTGAGCTGCGACGAGGGCGAGGACACCTTCGCGCTGCGCAAGCGCTGA
- a CDS encoding SIMPL domain-containing protein translates to MSAVRRMLTTLVVLAGFTAAAQTQAPGGSPQPRPPVDPQVRTLRVEGTGEVKAQPDEAFIDVAVETSAANAKAAGEENAKRMEKVLAALTGAGIPKRDLQTRNYNVYPEYTPAPPQGGEPKLKGYRVSNLVSVHVTDLSKVGSLLDKALAAGANRVDSVRFGLSRQDAVQGEALRQAVSRARKSAEVLAASLNVKLGAVLDASTVTEAPRLYPATFAMDMAESRAAPTTPIQPEEQTVQAKVTLIFAIQ, encoded by the coding sequence ATGTCCGCTGTTCGCAGGATGTTGACGACGTTGGTGGTGCTCGCGGGCTTCACGGCCGCGGCGCAGACGCAGGCTCCGGGCGGTTCACCGCAGCCCCGGCCGCCGGTGGATCCGCAAGTGCGCACGCTGCGCGTGGAGGGCACGGGCGAGGTGAAGGCGCAGCCGGACGAGGCCTTCATCGACGTGGCGGTGGAGACGTCCGCCGCGAACGCGAAGGCGGCGGGCGAGGAGAACGCGAAGCGGATGGAGAAGGTGCTTGCGGCGCTCACCGGCGCGGGCATCCCGAAGCGCGATTTGCAGACGCGCAACTACAACGTCTATCCCGAGTACACGCCGGCGCCGCCGCAGGGCGGTGAGCCGAAGCTCAAGGGCTACCGGGTGAGCAACCTGGTGAGCGTCCACGTGACGGACCTGTCCAAGGTGGGGAGCCTGTTGGACAAGGCGCTGGCGGCGGGGGCGAACCGGGTGGACTCGGTGCGCTTCGGGCTGAGCCGACAGGACGCGGTGCAGGGCGAAGCGCTGCGGCAGGCGGTGTCGCGGGCGCGCAAGTCCGCGGAGGTGCTGGCCGCGTCGCTGAACGTGAAGCTGGGCGCGGTGCTGGACGCGAGCACGGTGACGGAAGCCCCGCGCCTGTACCCGGCCACCTTCGCCATGGACATGGCGGAGTCGCGAGCCGCGCCCACCACGCCCATCCAGCCGGAGGAGCAGACGGTGCAGGCGAAGGTGACGCTCATCTTCGCGATTCAGTAG
- a CDS encoding cytochrome-c peroxidase, with protein sequence MIAEHKGAKLPRPMTVFRPRTAVLALALLGAGCESEVPFPTEDELDQLSALHTQSVKPESDPTNKWADNADAAMLGQRLFEDPGLSRCGTVSCKSCHAGESYTVETATAEGCGGHQSERNPPSLLNVGYSRWFMWDGRADRLWSQALLPLTNPIEMDSDATVVRARLSGEPSYTAAYTQLFGKAPADESDPDRLMANVGKVLAAYQRTLNRTDAPFDADVRRFLQAVEAGTQEKDPAYLGLKTFMRKGQCVVCHKGRSLSDDKFHNLGLKDSGAGRRGQADAVDALVSWPFNAAGPYSDAPGGIDAARLSTLKAQAQSKPTEVEGAFRTPTLRNVALSAPYMHTGAEKTLEDVVEFYNKGGDPDGTFAGVRTETIVKLDLSSEEKQALVTLLKSMTGVAK encoded by the coding sequence TTGATTGCTGAACACAAGGGCGCGAAGCTGCCCCGGCCCATGACCGTCTTCCGTCCGCGTACCGCCGTGCTCGCCCTGGCCCTGCTGGGGGCGGGTTGCGAATCCGAAGTGCCCTTTCCGACCGAAGATGAGCTGGACCAGCTGAGCGCGCTGCACACGCAGAGCGTGAAGCCGGAGTCGGACCCCACGAACAAGTGGGCGGACAACGCGGACGCGGCGATGCTGGGCCAGCGGCTGTTCGAGGACCCGGGGCTGTCGCGCTGCGGGACGGTGTCCTGCAAGAGCTGCCACGCGGGTGAGTCCTACACGGTGGAGACGGCGACGGCGGAGGGCTGCGGAGGCCACCAGTCCGAGCGCAACCCGCCCAGCCTGTTGAACGTGGGCTACAGCCGCTGGTTCATGTGGGACGGGCGGGCGGACCGGCTCTGGTCGCAGGCGCTGCTGCCGCTGACGAACCCCATCGAGATGGACTCGGACGCGACGGTGGTGCGCGCGCGGCTGTCCGGCGAGCCCTCGTACACGGCGGCGTACACGCAGCTGTTCGGCAAGGCGCCCGCGGACGAGTCCGACCCGGACCGGCTGATGGCGAACGTGGGCAAGGTGCTGGCGGCGTATCAGCGCACACTCAACCGCACCGACGCGCCCTTCGACGCGGACGTGCGGCGCTTCCTGCAGGCGGTGGAGGCGGGCACGCAGGAGAAGGACCCGGCGTACCTGGGCCTGAAGACGTTCATGCGCAAGGGCCAGTGCGTGGTGTGCCACAAGGGCCGCTCGCTGTCGGACGACAAGTTCCACAACCTGGGGCTGAAGGACTCGGGCGCGGGGCGGCGCGGGCAGGCGGACGCGGTGGACGCGCTGGTGTCCTGGCCGTTCAACGCCGCGGGCCCCTACAGCGACGCGCCTGGCGGCATCGACGCGGCGCGGCTGTCCACGCTGAAGGCGCAGGCGCAGAGCAAGCCCACGGAGGTGGAGGGCGCGTTCCGCACGCCTACCCTGCGCAACGTGGCGCTGAGCGCGCCGTACATGCACACCGGCGCGGAGAAGACGCTGGAGGACGTGGTCGAGTTCTACAACAAGGGCGGCGACCCGGACGGCACCTTCGCGGGCGTGCGCACGGAGACCATCGTCAAGCTGGACCTGAGCAGCGAGGAGAAGCAGGCGCTGGTGACGCTGCTCAAGTCCATGACGGGCGTGGCGAAGTAG